The genomic stretch TTCTCCGTGGGGTCCTTCCATCCCCAGAGGCTAACACTGCCTGGAGGGGGGCTGTTGGGCACCCACGGGTGCTCTCACCACTCCCGCAGCTCAGTCCTAGCATGGATGTGCTGAGGTGCGTTCTCCAGCCCTGTCTATAGTTAAGCTTCTCCCTCTGCCTgtttttatatacttttttaGCTTTTAATTATAGTCCCAGCACAGGACCGGAAAGGTTAAAAGTGCCTGTACACCCAGCGTGCCTTTGAGGCActggggcagggcagctccttcCCTGGGAACCCTTCTGcccccttcccagctccctgcctggcCACTTCCCACTGGGGACCTAAGCCCAGCTCCTCCCTCCCCCGAGAGCTGCACCCCAGGCCTCGGTGCTCCTCTCTGCCCCCAGGCTCTCCGGCATCGCTGCCCCGGCTGGCCATGAGTGCGCCTTGCCAAGCAGCGCCAGCCGGCCCTGTGGTGTTTGTGTAAGGAATCCAAACGTTGCACAAAGTCCGGCTCGGCCAGCTGGTCTCTGTTAGGATCTTAAGGCTCGTTTCCCTTTTCTTGAATGGCAGCCCTAAGCTCTGgggaaatttttcttttctttctttctttctttttttttcccttccccggCCACATGAATGGAGCGCTCCAAATTGTTTATGAATGGAGGGTGGTGCCTGCgcagagccttttttttttttctttcccccttttttttttttttcaatgaataACCAGGCCCCATTGTACGGCTGGTGGAAAAACAACCCGCTCCAACAACACGGAGCCTGTTAGGGAGAAACATGCCTGCGATAGGCAGCTGGAGCCCTGCCAAAGCCGGTTCCCCTTCGCTCTCCCGCGGGGCGCCTGGGCTTTGCTGCCGCCACGCTGGCCTCCTGTTAAGGCTAGAAATGCTGAGAGCGGCAAAACCtcactggggagggggggacaAATCTGGCTTGGGAGCGGGTGGGGGCTGCGCTGGCTCAGTGTTGGGCTTTGTGTTTCAAATCCTCCTTTGGGGGGGTTATGCCCTTGGTGTGCCAGGACTTTgcgggaggaggggggaaaggaggggtaGAGAGAGGAGTCAGCAGCTCTTTACAGGTTTTGACAAATTAGGGGAGCAGCTAATTACCTGGCAAGCTGTGAACAGTTGTCCTGGAGCTATTCGTTCCTCTCCACTGTAGCTGGGCTGTGTTTAGACTTTGCATGAAGCTAATACTCCACTTCCGATTAGTCTTGGCTCTCCGCTGCAGGCACTATTTAGGTAAAGATCTCTGAGGCGCTTTCCCTTTCCTAGAGCGCCTGCTTTTAGAAATGAAGTAGGTTAAGCATATATTACTTggtttaaaattatatatagtGAGGGGGCTAGGGAGGATTTGGGTTTAGTGGGATGTTTGCCACTTGAACTCGTACAGTTGTGGGACCCCTTGGAGCATCTTGGCTGGGGGAAGGTGGATTACATTAGGCTGCTTGCCAACTCTCTGGCCAGCTCACTGGGAGCTGGGTATGCCCCTGCAAGGGTGAGCAGGTTACTGTGTCCTGCTTACAAGCTGTCCTGATATGGTGGGACTGTGCAAGCTCTGCCCTCCCTGGCAGAAGTCAGGCCCTGCCACCCTGGCTCAGTCTACCAGCAGGTCACAGTCTGCTAGGGCACTATCCTGCCATGGTTTGGTTGCCTAATGCTCTCAGGAGGGTAATTCAGCAGCTGATTCATGAGCAAAAGGCACCCAAGCAGATGCTCCTCAGGGGTGATGTTCCCCATCACCTCCTGCCATGTGGGTGAGCCTGTATCATAAAATCATgaaatggtttgagttggaagggacattaaaactaacccagttccaaccccctgccatgggcagggacaccttccaccagaccaggttgctccaagccccgtccaacctggccttgaacactgccagggatggggcagccacagcttctctgggcaccctgtgccagggcctcagcaccctcacagggaagaatttcttcctagtgTCTAATCTAAATGTCCCCTCTGTCAGcccaaagccattcccccttgtcctgtcactgcaggcccttgtaaaaagtccctctccagatttcttgtagcccctttaggcactggaagctgctctaaggtcagGCTGGAGCtgtctcttccccaggctgaacaagcccagctctctcagattgtctccatagcagagctgctccagcccttgcagcatctctgtggcctcctctggactcactcaagcacatccctcttgtgctgttgccccagagctggatgcagagcACAGTGGGAGGATCCcttccctcagcctgctggtcacgctcctttcgatgcagcccaggacgtggttgctttctgggctgtgagcacacactgatggGTCATggtgagcttctcatcaaccaacacccccaagtccttatCCTCGGGGCTGATCCTCCTCTGTCTCATTGCAGTGGTCCTGCATGCCCCACCTCCGGCAAAGATCAAGCGGGAACTGCACAGCCCTTCCTCAGAGCTGTCGTCCTGCAGCCACGAGCAAGCTCTCTGTGCCAGCTATGGGGACAAGTGCCTCTACAACTGCTGGTAGGTAGcgtggtggctgctgctgctgcccacagacCCCTCAGGTCATGGCAGCAGCGATTTGTCTCTTGTCCCTCTGCCATGCAGAGGTGTTCTTGTTAGCATCGCTGTCAGTGCCCACCCCCTCTCCCCTCCACAGTGCCTATGACAGGAAGCCCCCCGCCGGGTTCAAGCCATTAACGCCGCCTGCCACACCGGTGTCTCCTGCGCATCAGGGATCGGCCCTGCCGCCACCGGCCCCAGCCGTGCAGGCAGCGGCCCATGGGGCAGCCCCGGCGCCGCACgcgctgcaggagcagaggcagcagacCTTTGCCGTGCCGCGGCCGCCTCACCCGCCCATGCACATGCCAAAGATGATGTCTGAAAACCAATACCCCGCAGAGCACAGGTAAGGCTTTCTCCACCCGGGCAAGCGCTGGCATCTTGCAGGTGTTTATGGGAGCTTTGGCCCTCATGAGATGAATCAGTGGCCTTAAAgcatggggaaggaggagggatgtTGTGGTTGCAGACTGTAAGGCCAGATGTTGCTGCCTGGGGTCCAGTATAAACTAGTGCTTGCTGCTTCCCACTGGGATCTTGTGGCTCTTTCTCCCCATGAGGCAGTTCCCTGCTGACAGGGAtctgctcttcccagctctgGGGGTGCTGGGCAGACCCTTTGCCTCCGCCTtgggaaaggagagggaggcagaggctgctgcctgcatccaTCCCTTTGGCAACAGGCAATGGTGCTGAGTCAGGGCTCCCACTCTCTTCTCTCCCACccgctgcagctctgctgagctgagccctgctgggctggggagctgcaggggtATCCCCATCCTGCCCCTAAACACCCTTGGGTTGAGGGTCAGTCCTTAGCTCCCCTGTGCATTGCACTGCATTGCTGTGATTTTGGGACTGTGGAGGGAGAGGCCCCACTTCCTCTCCAATGGCTTTGTCCCCCATTAGTGCTGCATCCCCGTAGGCTTTGTTGTTCTCCTCCCTCACCCCAGCTTTGCTTATGCTGTTGGTAGGTGGCATGGTGCAGGTCACAGCTGACCTGCAGCTTTTCTTGTGGCTCCTGAATGCCCTTTGCTGGGGTGTCACCTATGAGCATGGGGCTGGAATGTGGTAGCCTGGAAAAGGCCATGGAAACCCTCAGTATATGCCCACAGCCCACGAGCATCCCTCCCCAGGCAAAATGGGGTTTGGCTCTGGGTGACCTTCAAGCTATGTGGGGGGCTGGGTGCAGCCCCTCGGGAAGCACCATGCCAGCGCAGAGCTTGGGTTTCACTCAGGAAGGGCAGACGGACACCACTCGGAAATGGAGTAATCCCAGCCCGGCAGCTGGGAGGGCTCTGGTTACAAAGACAAATGGCACAAGGCCAGCGGAGAGGGGCTGGGTGCGGAGATCAGAGATCTCCTTTCAAGGTGCCGGAGGATGAGGGGATGTGGCAGCACCCCCTCGAGATGGTCCTGTATCCAGGGACCATGCTGGGTCTcgagctggcagcagcagcaccacagagctCAAAATAGTGCTCCCTGCCACCAAGTCCAAGGTTTAATCCCAGCCGCACAGGCGGATTAGAGCTGCGGAGTGGATTTGGCTTTGCGTAAGCGCCCGCCCAGGTGCAGCATCCCCTGCGCTCTGCAGTTCTGACccccggggcggggaggggggggtggcATTTCACTGTCGTGCAGAGATTTTACTGTTGTGGGGcagctgtttgtttcctttccccaCCCCTACCGGCTatcctggctgcagcaccaggcTACCATCACCTAGTGCTTTGTGGTGAATGGCCCACATGCTGTCCTGCCCCTCCAGTGGGGCTGTCTGCAGGGCTTGGAGGGGAGTGGGGCTCTCCAATACTCCCCTGGGTCTCCACAGGACGAGCCCTCATGGTGGCTGTGCTCATGGGGAGCTGCGGGTGGACACAGTGCTGCTCAACGCCCCCCAGCAGCACACTGCTCTGACGACACCGAGCCAGCCTGGGCTCCTGGTCTGGGGTAGGAGCCAGCACCGTGCCGGCAGTGCCGACCCTGCCCCAGCGCTGCGTCCTCTCCCCGCAGGTTCCAGAGGCAGCTGTCTGAGCCCTGCCTCCCCTTCCCGCCGCAGCCCGGGGTCCCGGGGGACAGCCGCCCCGTCTACCACCGGCAGCTGTCGGAGCCCCTCGGCCCTGCCGCCCCTCGCCCCCCTCAGGGATTCAAGCAGGAGTACCATGACCCGCTCTACGAGCATGGTGGCCCCAGCCTGCCCGGCCCTGcccccagccacagcttccagCCCCCCATGGGCATCAAGCAGGAGCCCCGGGACTACTGCATCGACTCAGGTGGGTGCGAGAGGCTGGTGCTTGGGGGCCGTATGGGTTACCCCACCAGCACTCGGGGAGTGGAGCCACCTCTGCCATCTGTGGCTTGTGGGTGCAGGGTTGAACCTTAAGAAGCGGTGTTTCATCACCCTGGGGCTGccgtggtgctggggctgctgtttCACATGGTAGAtgatctcttttctttccttgttttttttaccttttatcacccttctctttcctttcccacGTGGGGGGCTAAAGCAGGAATTCGGTAGATGCACGCAGCGTGGTTTGTGCCACAGCCGCAGGCTGGGTGCCCCATGGCACTCAGCGggtccccctgcagccctggcctGAGGCCAGCTGTGATTTCTGGCGGCTGGACCCCACCAGCATCACGGAAAAATCCTCTAATCGCCTTAGGACCTAAAAATACCCCGACCTCAGGATGGAGGATGGCACGGCTGAGCAGATGCCTCCCTCCCCGCAGGGCCAGAATAACATGGTGAAAACCGCAGGCTGACTTAAACCTTGCTCCCTGTGCTCGTTCCAGTGTGCTCCCCCCACAATCACACCGGGTTTCCCACACAGCTGGGGATAGGGGTTGGGGGTGGTGCTGTGTCCCTGGGAATGCTGGCGGAGGGGTTGGGGGGAAGATGCCAAGGGCTGGCCAGAGGATGTGCTTGGGGAGCGGAGGGGGAAAGATGCTTGGAGGGGACCCCATGGGACCCAGGTCCTTAACACCACCTTCATGTCCCTTGCAGAAGTGCCTAACTGCCAGTCCTCATACCTGCGGGGGGGTGTCTACCCCAGCAGCCATGATGGTGAGTGTACCTTTCTTGTTGGCATCCCTGGCGTGTGCCATCCCTCCCttggggcaggcagagctgctgggcacGCATGCTTCAAAGCACGCAGGAAAGCCCGGTCGTACCTGGAAGTGTCTGCATGCGAGCAGCACAGGCACCAACACTGAAAATAGGGCTCGTGCTGTGCTGCCACTAACCCCTGCGAGCATGATGCAAGGGCACAGCAGCGCCATATAATCTGGGGTAACGCACCCAGCATAGCTGCTAAGAGGGTTCTTATTTCCCCAACTCCCTGGGATGAGTGTGACAGAGCTGTGTGGCACTCAGCTGTCAAGCTGGTGTGATGCTATTGAAATAACTAGGGGATGGGTGTGCTCCCAGCACTGCGTAATTGGGGTCCTGTTTCTGGATTAAGTCAAGGCAGGGCTTTTTGGGGGATCCAGCTGGGGTGGTGAAGGGACCCTTTGCTCACTGAGGTTCTCTTCCCCATAGGATTTTCATACGAAAAGGACACACGATTGTATTTTGATGACACATGCGTGGTACCGGAGAGGCTGGAGGGTAAGAACTCAGCCCCAGAGGAGGGAGGGCTGTAGGGTGACCAGGGCTCATGGAGGGCAATTTGGGCCTGGGCTCTCTAGTGGCTAGCTTTTAAAGCCAAGCTGTGCTGGCACCGTGCTCTTGAGAGCTGCTGAGCATCATCCTGCACAGCTGCTCAGCATCATGGCCATCAGTGCTGTACCCTGTCCCTGCCACCCACCTTGCACCtcacctgcctgcagcaccaccaccagcaaCCTCTCCCCGTCCAACTCTGTAGCCTGACCCTGTACACAGGGGTCCTGGCACAGGGATGAGCGCAGTTTTATCAGCTGTGTCTTGGCTACGTGCAGGTAAAGTGAAGCAGGAGCCCACCCTGTACCGTGAGGGCCCTCCCTACCAGCGGCGTgggtccctgcagctctggcagtTCCTGGTCACCCTCCTGGATGACCCTGCCAATGCCCACTTCATCGCCTGGACTGGTCGGGGCATGGAGTTCAAGCTGATCGAGCCTGAGGAGGTATGTGGgatcctgccccagcagcaggcaTGCCAGAGCCAGGGATGCAGCCTGGGGAGCGGGAGGTGGGGGGCAGATCCTTCCCATGCAACACAGCAGTTCACACTTACACTTGAAGCAaggctccctccctcccaaacATCTCCTGGATCCTTTGCCCTGGAtccctggtgctgtgctggagctATGCAGCTCTGCGGAGGGTGACACAGGAAGAAACTGGGGAGTGATCAAAAGCAGCTGTGGTGCTGAGCTGCGCATTGTGGGTAATTACCCATAATATCTCTTAATGCTGTGCATGGAAATTGTGGgaggttggttgttttttttgaaGCATCTTTTTTGGCAGACTTCCCTAATCAAATGTCTTTTGATTCAGCCCCTGGTTTGGCAGTGGATGCTTTGtggtgcttggagctggagcactcactgcagcaggcagggaactgCTCCAGGACCTGGGTGACACTTTCACCCctagctgctccagcccccagGAACAAGCCCCTACCCTGCATTTCAGCTGAGATTTCCTTTGAGGATCCAGGTCCAAACCCCAGCTGCAGCCTTCACAGTTGCCACCTCTCTGTCCTTGCAGGTAGCACGGCGCTGGGGCATCCAGAAGAACCGGCCAGCCATGAACTACGACAAGCTCAGCCGCTCCCTGCGCTACTACTACGAGAAGGGCATCATGCAGAAGGTAAGTGACCCTGCCACCATGGTGGGGGGGGACTGTCACCTGGGGCATAGCAGGAGCGGGGCTGGGTCTAGTGTTGGTTATGCCATACTTGTCATTCCCTGGGGGAAGGTGCAGGGCCCTTCTCATGCCCTCCTCTCCTTGCAGGTGGCTGGTGAGCGGTACGTCTATAAGTTTGTTTGTGACCCCGACGCCCTGTTTTCCATGGCCTACCCCGATAACCAGCGCCCCTTCCTGAAGACAGAGCCCGACTGCCCGGTGCCCGAGGAGGAGACGGTGCCGCTGACGCACTTTGAGGACAGCCCCGCGTACCTCCTGGAGATGGATCCCTGCGGCAGCCTTCCCTACGCGGAGGGCTTCGCTTACTGACTCAGCCAGGCTGGCAGAGCCACGAGCACTAGCGCATCCACTTGGGGCAAATACGGTTTTCTAAAGAATACTTTTTGCTGTtcataaggaaaaacaaacccaccaaaccGCATGCACACACAAATTGGAGGAATCTAAAATGCCCTGTGTGTGTCACTGCTGAATTCCCACCCTTCCTGTCCAAGGGCTAGTGCATAGGACTGCCTCTGGCTGGCACCTCCTGCCCAACATCTGCGCGATGCTTTGGGGCAGTGGGAGGTAAAGATGCAGGTCTCTGACCCAGGCCCTGCTCCTCGCCAGCACCGTGAGGCCTGATGGCTCCAGCAGTGCCCCGGGACTGGGCTAAGCCGCCGTGGCCGCCTCGCCAATTGTCACGACAATCTGCTTTGCATCGAGCACAATCCGCGTAGCTGCCTTGTGTGGTGGAAAGGGCTTTGATTTGCACAGAGGAGGGATGTGGGGGGGGGCCTCGAGGGCCACCACCCCAGGGCTGATGTGCGCAGCATCCTACCCCAACCCTGAGGAGccttctgccttcttcccaAACCCACCCTTACGGTATAACCTGATACAATGGTTTCCTGCCCCAGGCCCTCCTGCTTTCCCACCTAACCCCTGGGTCCTCTCTGTGTCCCATGTTCCTCTTCCCcagtgctgtggctgtgggCCATGGGTTGTGTTTCAGGGGAGGAGGTCCTGACCCTATCTCCCtcgtttctttttctttttttttttttttttttatgttttaggagggaaaaaaaaggtttcaaaGGTTTCTAAACTGATTTTTGTAGATTTTTTTGTATTGTAAGGCAAAGCTATTttttgcagccctgctgctgttcccagaGCCCATGGGGATGCGCCCCTGGCTTTCCCGGTGCTGTGCCTGCGGCTCCCCGGGATCGCTGCTGAAGTATCTGGTCCACTCCATTTCACCACTTGAGTCCTCTTTCCCTAGGGAACTGGGGCTGAACCCTGGTGCCTGCTCAGCTGCACTCCCCTCCCTGCTCAGCATGGCCTCGGAGCTGGGTTGTAAGCCTGTGGCAGGTGGGGACAGTGGGGTCCCCTATCCCCTTCCTGGGTACCCCGTGTCCCTTCAGCTCCCCCCTCCCTGCTGCGCCTCCTAACACTCCACCACTCATATCCATACCTGCCTGTCCCCTCCACTGGCTACATGTTTTTGTTGTAAATGCTGTAtaggaatttttttctcttccttagtTAGCTTTGGTTGGattttttgggttggttttggggtttttttttgactgaTTCATTCTTTTGGGGGAAGTATGAAGATTAACTCTGGGTAGACTCAGTTGCTCTCCCCATCGTGGTTGCAGTGGCCTGTACCCTTGGGGAGTAGTCGGTTGCAGGAGCCCCACCTTGGGGCAAAGTTTTAACCATTTGCTCAGTGTGGCAGATCCGTGGTGCA from Lathamus discolor isolate bLatDis1 chromosome 3, bLatDis1.hap1, whole genome shotgun sequence encodes the following:
- the ETV5 gene encoding ETS translocation variant 5, which translates into the protein MDGFYDQQVPFMGPGKSCAEEGRGRLGSDRKRKFLETDLAHDSEELFQDLSQLQEAWLAEAQVPDDEQFVPDFQSESLVLHAPPPAKIKRELHSPSSELSSCSHEQALCASYGDKCLYNCCAYDRKPPAGFKPLTPPATPVSPAHQGSALPPPAPAVQAAAHGAAPAPHALQEQRQQTFAVPRPPHPPMHMPKMMSENQYPAEHRFQRQLSEPCLPFPPQPGVPGDSRPVYHRQLSEPLGPAAPRPPQGFKQEYHDPLYEHGGPSLPGPAPSHSFQPPMGIKQEPRDYCIDSEVPNCQSSYLRGGVYPSSHDGFSYEKDTRLYFDDTCVVPERLEGKVKQEPTLYREGPPYQRRGSLQLWQFLVTLLDDPANAHFIAWTGRGMEFKLIEPEEVARRWGIQKNRPAMNYDKLSRSLRYYYEKGIMQKVAGERYVYKFVCDPDALFSMAYPDNQRPFLKTEPDCPVPEEETVPLTHFEDSPAYLLEMDPCGSLPYAEGFAY